tcttcacggacgattcgtttgcACGCgtaggtaaaaaaacaaaaaataaaataaaacaaaactggctgctgctgctgctgcttactctcccctcaaactctgtcataattgtgttagaaaccagtcaccatttgttttagtatacatctgtgtagttaataaataaaataatcttcacggacgattcatttGCGCgcgcaggttaaaaaaaaaaaaaaaaaaaaactggctgctgctcactctcccctcaaactctgtcataattgtgttataaaccagtcaccatttggtttagtatacatctgtgtagttaataaataaaataatcttcacggacgattcgtttgcATGCgtaggtaaaaaaacaaaaaataaaataaaacaaaactggctgctgctgctgctgcttactctcccctcaaactctgtcataattgtgttagaaaccagtcaccatttgttttagtatacatctgtgtagttaataaataaaataatcttcacggacgattcatttGCGCgcgcaggttaaaaaaaaaaaaaaaaaaactggctgctgcttactctcccctcaaactctgtcataattgtgttagaaaccagtcaccatttgttttagtatacatctgtgtagttaataaataaaataatcttcacggacgattcgtttgcACGCgtaggtaaaaaaacaaaaaataaaataaaacaaaactggctgctgctgctgctgcttactctcccctcaaactctgtcataattgtgttagaaaccagtcaccatttgttttagtatacatctgtgtagttaataaataaaataatcttcacggacgattcatttGCGCgcgcaggttaaaaaaaaaaaaaaaaaaaactggctgctgctcactctcccctcaaactctgtcataattgtgaaataaagaacaaaagggacataagtcctgctcacaggctggctgccagagacaggacatgtccacatcaagtataaactccagacatctccatgtcactacatatccagtccctgattggtcatcgcgatgcgacaagacgaaaaagttccgatttttcaacttggggaggagggcgacgcgatatcgcaccacaaacatgccaatcgctcaaaattgcttcattcgcgtccattgcattgcatggcttgaacttttgtggcgccacaacgtgtccttccatagggattacatggcaacatgTTGCCGCCGATGCTCGCGTGTtgtccagtgtgaacgcggcatatggACTTTGAAACTTGGTCCTTACTACGACCTTTTGGTTTTTACGTAGCCCCTTTAAAAGCCCTCAGACACTCGTGGTGATGAATGTAAGCGTATCAGCAGACGAACATCTTGTGTGTTGACTCTGTGTCATGACTCCATTGGTTCATGTGTTGCAGTGACAGCGTGCTGCTGATGGCTGACTGCTTCACGGTTCTGGCACAGCTCAAACATCTCCTCCATCTGTCGCTGAGTCGCTGCTACCACATTCACGCAGCTGCCTTCAGGTAGGTTTGTGTGTCCGGGTGTCGCTGGTTTCCTCCGGCTCACACGCTGACCGTGCCTTTGCCGTCTCTCCAGTGGCTTTGAGCAGACGTTCCCCACGGTGCGGCTACTGGATGTGTTCGGGCTCGTGCATGACAGCCAGCTGCCCTCCCTGAAGAATGAAATTCCTCGCATCTCCATCAACTCCAAGCCCTTCTCCGGCGTGGCCCGTCCCACGCCGGCACTGTGCCCCAAGCACCACGAGCGCACCATGTGGGGCAGGAGCTGTCGGCTCCGGTTCAAGATGTAACCGCGGGACGAGTCTTTGTCCATCCTGCAGCATTTTAACGACTATGTGAGTGTTGGCTGCATGTAGTGGGACTAAAGGTCACACAGCGAGCCCAAACATTCTGAAAGTGTTTGTAGATGAATGAAATACTACGAAAACTTTGACCAGTGCAGATGACGAGTCCAGTTGTGgttggaaagttgtgttttttttgttttgttttgtttttttaagaggaGTGTGTCGGGTTTCATGATGTTTCATGATAAGCAGCAGTGTTTAATAAGTGTTAAACTTTAACCCTGATGTCAGCTGTAATAATGTCAGGACACAATTACAATCACTAAAATGGTTTAAATGATGCTGAATCACAAGTttacaaggtgtgtgtgtgtgtgtgtgtgtgtgtgtgtgtgtgtgtgtgtgtgtgtgtgtgtgtgtgtgtgtgtgtgtgcgtgtgtgtgtgcgtgcgtgcgtgcgtgcgtgcgtgcgtgcgtgcgtgcgtgtgaatTCTTTGGAAATGATGAAGCAACATTTGACACTTTGAGACTCAACTTGAAGAACTTTAAATTTGTAAACTGTTAACACAATAAATGCATTTTTCTGACTCATCCCTTTgtcctgttttttttattattattattattattattattcatctgTCGAGGTCCAGCGTAACCCATCTTAAAATGTTCCTGTTCTGCCATGAAACTAATCCTTTTTCCACTGTGAGATGCTGCTAATGAACAGAATGAGGAGTGATCCAAACCCTCCAGGCCCAAAATATAATTAGTGCTGCGTTTCATACCAACCAAAGCCTGAAGAGATCAGTCATTTTTTGCTCAGTATGTTGTATCCACAGTCGCCCCGTCATATGCTTAATGTGTTAATTACCACACTTGAACTCAAATGGTTTTTGAAACATTGACATAAGATGCTACATAATTGATAAAACACATTGGGGAAGTATTTACCAGAGTTCTGAGGTTTTCTGGCTGATttgaaaatatgaaggttgatATCAAGGATtaataaaaaatgtttaaaattaaaCACAAGTCCACATTATACACTGAACGTTATGTAAGACTTCCCTATAGAAATGCCCCCCCGTCAtttttattgtcctttacagcgtTTAAAAAATTTGACGAAAATCACACAACTCATTCAGAGGGGGAAAACAttcaagattttattttattattattttatttatttatttatttatttttgatcctGCAGATTGTCAGGTATAAACAATAATTGCTGAGATTCAAGCAAATTGTTATGAGGTTGATCACATTTGCATGAATTCTATTTATTTTGTGTGCAAGGTTGATGAGTACAGTGAAAAGAATCCTAGGTCCCAAAatcttttttctttattatttctGGGACCTCTAGTCAAGTTCAAAACTGGACTTGTACAAACAGTTTTTACCCCAGGCTAAAATACGgtcatggggtattgtgaagactgtgtccgtccatctgtctgctcagcataagtccggtcctgttactgccagggtcttcaaattcacagggaacattcttgggacacagaccttggacaagtccaAAGATGcccaaccttgacctattttaagaggtcaaaatggtcacattctttattttctatatgctcatacagctgagggtactttagcattgcattatatttatatagtccgTGGGTCAAGTAGGTTTTCAGAACCACTTAAGAGGAATAATTAgtgcaatccagcctcagtattcTATGGCCTATGTAAAAATGTATGACAGCCATCCCACGGTGGTAGCTGTGGGggccaataaagaattacacaggttaaaattttaaaaatatgttaATCACTTttgaaagtacactcaacaaaaatataaacgcaacacttttggttttgctcccattttgtatgagatgaactcaaaagatctaaaactttccacatacacaatatcaccatttccctcaaatattgttcacaaaccagtctaaatctgtgatagcacttctcctttgctgagataatccatcccacctcacaggtg
The window above is part of the Thalassophryne amazonica unplaced genomic scaffold, fThaAma1.1, whole genome shotgun sequence genome. Proteins encoded here:
- the LOC117506306 gene encoding S-phase kinase-associated protein 2-like codes for the protein MCCSDSVLLMADCFTVLAQLKHLLHLSLSRCYHIHAAAFSGFEQTFPTVRLLDVFGLVHDSQLPSLKNEIPRISINSKPFSGVARPTPALCPKHHERTMWGRSCRLRFKM